From one Simplicispira suum genomic stretch:
- a CDS encoding S-(hydroxymethyl)glutathione dehydrogenase/class III alcohol dehydrogenase: protein MKSRAAVAFKAGEPLQIVEIDVAPPQKGEVLVKITHTGVCHTDAFTLSGDDPEGIFPAVLGHEGAGIVIEVGEGVTSVQPGDHVIPLYTAECGECLFCKSGKTNLCVAVRATQGKGVMPDGTTRFSYKGEPLYHYMGCSTFSEYTVVAAVSLAKINPHANPEQVCLLGCGVTTGLGAVKNTAKVQEGDSVAVFGLGGIGLAAIQGAKLAKAGRIIAIDTNPAKFDLARTFGATDCVNPKDYDKPIQQVIVEMTGWGVDHSFECIGNVEVMRAALECAHRGWGQSVVIGVAGAGKEISTRPFQLVTGRKWLGSAFGGVKGRSELPGMVEDAMSGKIQLAPFVTHTMGLSDINKAFDLMHAGKSIRSVVIY from the coding sequence ATGAAATCCCGCGCCGCTGTTGCCTTTAAGGCTGGAGAACCCCTGCAAATCGTTGAAATTGACGTCGCCCCGCCGCAAAAGGGCGAGGTACTGGTCAAGATCACCCACACCGGCGTCTGCCATACCGACGCCTTCACCTTGTCGGGAGACGACCCGGAAGGCATCTTCCCCGCCGTACTGGGCCACGAAGGCGCGGGCATCGTGATCGAAGTGGGCGAAGGCGTGACCAGCGTGCAGCCGGGCGACCATGTCATTCCCCTCTACACCGCAGAGTGTGGCGAATGCCTGTTCTGCAAGAGCGGCAAAACCAACCTGTGCGTCGCGGTGCGCGCCACCCAGGGCAAGGGTGTGATGCCCGACGGCACCACGCGCTTCAGCTACAAGGGCGAGCCTCTCTACCACTACATGGGCTGCAGCACCTTCAGCGAATACACGGTGGTGGCTGCGGTCTCGCTGGCCAAGATCAATCCACACGCCAACCCCGAGCAGGTGTGTTTGCTGGGCTGCGGCGTGACCACGGGCCTGGGCGCCGTCAAGAACACCGCCAAGGTGCAGGAAGGCGACAGCGTGGCCGTATTCGGCCTGGGCGGCATTGGCCTGGCCGCCATCCAGGGCGCAAAGCTGGCCAAGGCCGGCCGCATCATCGCCATCGACACCAACCCCGCCAAATTCGATCTCGCCCGCACCTTTGGCGCTACCGATTGCGTCAACCCGAAAGACTATGACAAGCCGATCCAGCAAGTCATCGTCGAGATGACCGGCTGGGGCGTGGACCACAGCTTCGAGTGCATCGGCAACGTCGAAGTCATGCGCGCCGCGCTCGAGTGCGCGCACCGCGGCTGGGGCCAGTCGGTGGTCATCGGTGTGGCGGGCGCAGGCAAGGAGATTTCCACCCGCCCATTCCAGCTGGTCACCGGCCGCAAATGGCTGGGCTCAGCTTTTGGTGGCGTCAAGGGCCGCAGTGAACTGCCCGGCATGGTGGAAGACGCCATGAGCGGCAAGATCCAGCTGGCGCCCTTTGTCACGCACACCATGGGGCTTTCGGACATCAACAAAGCCTTTGATCTCATGCACGCAGGCAAGTCGATCCGCTCCGTTGTCATCTATTGA
- a CDS encoding GlxA family transcriptional regulator, giving the protein MDHHHPGLHRVDLVVYPGFKALEAVGPMSVFDYANVHLRQHGRPDGYTVRVVAARRGAVPSDTLMALDATHTLAELEAGDAGCTVVLVGARNIEQVLASSLELVNWAARVAPKVPRMIALCSGSFVFAAAGLLDGRRAATHWSVAAALQQRHPRVAVDADAIYVRDGHLWTSAGVTAGIDLALAVVEEDFGHALALEVARDLVVYLKRPGGQSQFSVPLATQSTAHGGVRAVQQWVLAHLDERLNLAQMAAQAAMSERHFRRVFQQETGQSPSAFVESARLEAAKQLLESELGLPLKTVAARVGLGSEQALRQLFVRRLGIAPQAYRERFGGKGAGTAH; this is encoded by the coding sequence ATGGACCACCACCATCCCGGCCTGCACCGCGTCGACCTCGTCGTTTATCCAGGCTTCAAGGCGCTTGAGGCTGTCGGGCCGATGTCGGTGTTCGACTACGCCAACGTGCATTTGCGCCAGCATGGACGCCCCGACGGCTACACCGTGCGCGTGGTCGCAGCCCGCCGCGGCGCCGTGCCATCCGATACCCTCATGGCGCTCGACGCGACCCACACCTTGGCAGAGCTTGAAGCCGGCGACGCCGGCTGCACGGTGGTGCTGGTGGGGGCGCGCAACATCGAGCAGGTACTGGCGTCTTCCCTCGAACTGGTGAATTGGGCAGCGCGCGTAGCGCCCAAGGTGCCGCGCATGATTGCGCTGTGCTCGGGCAGCTTCGTCTTTGCCGCCGCTGGTCTGCTTGACGGCCGAAGGGCGGCCACGCATTGGAGCGTGGCCGCAGCACTGCAACAGCGCCATCCGCGCGTCGCGGTGGATGCCGATGCGATCTATGTGCGCGACGGCCATCTTTGGACTTCGGCCGGTGTCACGGCTGGCATTGATTTGGCGCTGGCCGTGGTGGAAGAGGATTTTGGCCATGCTCTGGCGCTTGAAGTTGCCCGCGACCTGGTGGTGTACCTCAAGCGGCCGGGCGGACAGTCGCAGTTCAGCGTGCCGCTGGCCACGCAGAGTACCGCGCACGGCGGCGTGAGGGCGGTGCAGCAATGGGTGCTGGCGCACCTGGATGAGCGGCTCAACCTGGCGCAGATGGCGGCGCAGGCCGCAATGAGCGAGCGGCACTTTCGCCGCGTTTTTCAGCAAGAGACCGGTCAGAGCCCCTCGGCATTTGTCGAGTCGGCCCGGCTTGAGGCCGCCAAGCAGTTGCTGGAGTCCGAACTGGGCCTGCCGCTCAAGACGGTTGCTGCGCGCGTGGGGCTAGGGTCCGAGCAGGCGCTGCGTCAGCTGTTCGTGCGAAGGCTGGGTATTGCGCCGCAGGCTTACCGCGAGCGCTTTGGTGGCAAAGGGGCTGGCACAGCCCATTGA
- the gltA gene encoding citrate synthase, with the protein MKLADNKATLSFSNGGPSVDLPVYQGTVGPDVVDIRKLYAQTGMFTYDPGFLSTAACQSAITYIDGDKGELLYRGYPIEQLATQCDYLDTCYLLLNGELPDAAQRGDFHKLVLHHTMVAEQMQFFLRGFRRDAHPMAILTGLVGALSAFYHDSTDINNPRHREIAAIRMIAKLPTLVAMAYKYGVGQPYMYPRNELSYAGNFLRMMFGTPCEDYVVNPVLERALDRIFILHADHEQNASTSTVRLCGSSGTNPFAAIAAGVACLWGPAHGGANEACLNMLEDIQAQGGISKVGEYMEKVKDKNSGVKLMGFGHRVYKNYDPRAKLMQETCNEVLAELGLENDPLFKLAKEVERIALEDDYFVSRKLYPNVDFYSGIVQRAIGIPVNLFTGVFALARTVGWIAQLNEMISDPEYKIGRPRQLYTGSVRRDIGAAK; encoded by the coding sequence ATGAAGCTCGCTGACAACAAAGCCACCCTGTCCTTCAGCAATGGTGGCCCCAGCGTGGATTTGCCCGTATACCAAGGCACCGTCGGTCCGGACGTCGTGGACATCCGCAAGCTCTACGCGCAGACGGGGATGTTCACCTACGACCCAGGGTTTCTGTCTACAGCAGCCTGCCAGTCGGCCATTACCTACATCGATGGCGACAAGGGCGAACTTTTGTACCGCGGCTACCCTATTGAGCAACTCGCGACGCAGTGCGACTACCTCGACACCTGCTACCTGCTGCTCAATGGCGAACTGCCCGATGCTGCTCAGCGCGGCGACTTCCACAAACTCGTTCTGCACCACACCATGGTGGCCGAGCAGATGCAGTTTTTCCTGCGCGGTTTTCGGCGCGATGCGCATCCCATGGCCATCCTGACTGGCCTGGTGGGCGCGCTTTCGGCCTTCTATCACGACAGCACCGATATCAACAATCCACGCCACCGCGAGATTGCCGCCATCCGCATGATTGCCAAGCTGCCGACGCTGGTAGCCATGGCCTACAAGTACGGCGTCGGCCAGCCATACATGTACCCTCGCAACGAACTGTCGTACGCCGGCAACTTCCTGCGCATGATGTTCGGCACACCCTGCGAAGACTATGTGGTCAACCCGGTGCTCGAGCGCGCGCTCGACCGCATCTTCATCCTGCACGCCGACCACGAGCAGAACGCCTCCACTTCCACGGTGCGTCTGTGCGGCTCGTCGGGCACCAACCCGTTCGCGGCCATTGCCGCTGGCGTGGCCTGCCTGTGGGGCCCGGCACACGGTGGCGCCAACGAAGCCTGCCTGAACATGCTGGAAGACATCCAGGCGCAAGGCGGCATCTCCAAGGTCGGCGAGTACATGGAGAAGGTCAAGGACAAGAACTCCGGCGTCAAGCTGATGGGTTTTGGCCACCGCGTCTACAAAAACTACGACCCGCGTGCCAAGCTGATGCAGGAGACCTGCAACGAAGTTCTGGCCGAACTGGGCCTGGAAAACGATCCGCTGTTCAAGCTGGCCAAGGAAGTCGAGCGCATCGCCCTGGAAGACGACTACTTCGTTTCGCGCAAGCTCTACCCCAACGTCGACTTCTACTCGGGCATCGTGCAGCGCGCCATCGGTATTCCGGTGAACCTGTTCACCGGCGTGTTCGCGCTCGCACGCACCGTGGGCTGGATTGCCCAGCTCAATGAAATGATCAGCGACCCGGAGTACAAGATTGGCCGCCCGCGCCAGCTCTACACGGGCTCGGTGCGCCGCGATATTGGCGCCGCCAAATAA
- a CDS encoding succinate dehydrogenase assembly factor 2 — MPGMQAFPASHPSPVLDARALSKLHWRCRRGLLENDLFIEQFFLRHEGELTVFHAEGMGALMDLADNDLLDLLLRRKEPSGALDLPAVHTVLGMLRDSGAIPAHGV, encoded by the coding sequence ATGCCCGGTATGCAAGCGTTCCCCGCCAGCCACCCATCGCCCGTGCTCGACGCGCGGGCCCTCAGCAAGCTGCACTGGCGCTGCCGACGTGGTCTGCTGGAAAACGACCTGTTCATCGAACAATTCTTTTTGCGGCACGAAGGCGAACTGACCGTCTTTCACGCGGAAGGCATGGGCGCCCTGATGGATTTGGCGGACAACGATTTGCTGGACCTGCTGCTGCGCCGCAAAGAGCCCAGTGGGGCACTGGATTTGCCCGCCGTGCATACGGTGCTGGGCATGCTGCGAGACAGCGGCGCCATACCTGCCCACGGGGTCTGA
- a CDS encoding succinate dehydrogenase iron-sulfur subunit — protein MQKRTFQIYRYDPDKDTKPYMQTIEVELDGHERMLLDALIKLKEQDPALSFRRSCREGVCGSDAMNINGKNGLACLTNMNTLQGTIVLKPLPGLPVVRDLIVDMTQFFKQYHSIKPYLINDDIPPEKEFLQSPEQREELDGLYECILCACCSTACPSFWWNPDKFVGPAGLLQAYRFLADSRDQASGERLDNLEDPYRLFRCHSIMNCVDVCPKGLNPTRAIGKIKELMVRRAL, from the coding sequence ATGCAAAAACGCACTTTTCAGATTTATCGCTACGACCCGGACAAGGACACCAAGCCCTACATGCAGACCATCGAGGTCGAGCTCGACGGCCATGAGCGCATGTTGCTGGACGCCCTGATCAAACTGAAGGAGCAAGACCCAGCGCTGTCGTTCCGCCGCTCCTGCCGCGAAGGCGTGTGTGGCTCCGATGCCATGAACATCAACGGCAAGAATGGTCTGGCTTGCCTGACCAACATGAACACGCTGCAAGGCACGATCGTGCTCAAGCCGCTGCCGGGTCTGCCGGTGGTCCGCGACCTGATCGTGGACATGACACAGTTCTTCAAGCAGTACCACTCTATCAAACCCTATTTGATCAACGACGACATTCCTCCAGAGAAGGAGTTTCTGCAGTCGCCCGAGCAGCGCGAAGAGCTCGACGGACTGTATGAATGCATCCTGTGCGCATGCTGCTCCACCGCCTGCCCCAGTTTCTGGTGGAACCCGGACAAGTTCGTCGGTCCCGCTGGCTTGCTGCAGGCCTATCGTTTCCTCGCCGACAGCCGCGATCAGGCTTCGGGTGAGCGGCTCGATAACCTCGAAGACCCGTACCGTCTGTTCCGCTGCCACTCCATCATGAACTGCGTCGATGTGTGCCCCAAGGGTCTGAACCCAACGCGCGCTATCGGCAAGATCAAGGAACTGATGGTGCGTCGCGCCCTCTGA
- the sdhA gene encoding succinate dehydrogenase flavoprotein subunit yields the protein MSYTNANITKRKFDVVIIGAGGSGMRAALELSRAGLNVASLSKVFPTRSHTVAAQGGVSASLGNMSEDNWHYHFYDTVKGGDWLSDQDAVEFMCREAPNVVYELEHFGMPFDRNADGTIYQRPFGGHTANYGEKPVQRACAAADRTGHAMLHTLYQQNVKAKTNFFVEWMALDLIRDADGDVVGVTALEMETGDLYILEAKTVLMATGGAGRIFAASTNAFINTGDGLGMAARAGIPLQDMEFWQYHPTGVAGAGVLLTEGCRGEGAILLNSNGERFMERYAPTLKDLAPRDFVSRSMDQEIKEGRGCGPNKDYVLLKLDHLGSETIHKRLPSVYEIGINFANVDITKEPIPVVPTIHYQMGGVPTNIHGQVVTHDGTSSHIVNGLYAVGECSCVSVHGANRLGTNSLLDLLVFGKAAGRHIVEFNARNAEHKPLPKDAADRTLERLNQLQNSTGGIYSQTLAGDIRSTMQQYAGVFRTQASMDEGVLKVAALRERVGSVELKDKSMVFNTARIEALEVDNMIEVAQATMVSAAARKECRGAHMVDDYEHPADHPTAPLGRDDVNWLKHTLWHSASNSLTYKPVTLKPLTVESIPPKVRTF from the coding sequence ATGAGCTATACCAACGCCAACATCACCAAGCGCAAGTTCGACGTCGTCATCATCGGGGCCGGCGGCTCCGGCATGCGCGCGGCGCTTGAACTCTCGCGCGCAGGCCTTAACGTGGCCTCACTGTCCAAGGTGTTTCCCACGCGCTCGCACACCGTGGCAGCCCAGGGGGGCGTGTCGGCCTCGCTGGGCAACATGAGCGAAGACAACTGGCACTACCACTTCTACGACACCGTGAAAGGCGGCGACTGGCTCAGCGACCAGGACGCCGTGGAATTCATGTGCCGCGAAGCACCCAACGTCGTGTATGAGCTGGAACACTTCGGCATGCCGTTCGACCGCAACGCGGACGGCACGATCTACCAACGCCCCTTCGGCGGGCACACCGCCAATTACGGCGAGAAACCCGTGCAACGCGCCTGCGCTGCGGCCGACCGCACGGGGCATGCCATGTTGCACACCCTGTACCAGCAGAACGTCAAGGCCAAGACGAATTTCTTCGTCGAATGGATGGCACTGGATTTGATCCGCGATGCCGACGGCGACGTGGTCGGCGTCACAGCGTTAGAGATGGAAACGGGTGACTTGTACATCCTGGAAGCCAAAACCGTGCTCATGGCCACGGGCGGTGCCGGCCGCATCTTTGCCGCATCCACCAACGCTTTCATCAACACCGGCGACGGCCTGGGCATGGCGGCACGCGCCGGCATCCCTCTGCAGGACATGGAGTTCTGGCAGTACCACCCCACCGGCGTCGCCGGCGCCGGCGTGCTGCTCACCGAAGGCTGCCGCGGCGAAGGTGCCATCTTGCTCAACAGCAACGGCGAGCGCTTCATGGAGCGCTACGCGCCCACGCTGAAAGACCTGGCCCCGCGCGATTTCGTTTCCCGCTCCATGGACCAGGAAATCAAGGAAGGGCGCGGCTGCGGTCCCAACAAGGATTACGTGCTGCTCAAGCTCGATCATCTGGGGTCCGAGACCATCCACAAGCGCCTGCCCTCGGTGTACGAAATTGGCATCAACTTTGCCAACGTGGACATCACCAAGGAACCCATCCCCGTGGTGCCCACGATCCATTACCAGATGGGTGGGGTTCCCACCAATATTCACGGCCAAGTGGTCACGCACGACGGCACTTCCAGCCACATAGTAAATGGCCTGTACGCAGTGGGCGAATGCTCCTGCGTGAGTGTGCACGGCGCCAACCGGCTGGGCACCAACTCGCTGCTGGACCTCCTGGTGTTCGGCAAAGCCGCTGGCCGCCACATCGTTGAATTCAACGCCCGCAACGCAGAGCACAAACCACTGCCGAAGGACGCCGCCGACCGCACGCTCGAACGCCTGAATCAGCTGCAGAACTCCACCGGCGGTATTTATTCGCAAACCTTGGCAGGCGACATTCGCTCCACCATGCAACAGTACGCGGGGGTGTTCCGTACCCAGGCCAGCATGGACGAAGGCGTACTCAAGGTGGCGGCTCTGCGCGAGCGTGTTGGCAGCGTTGAACTCAAAGACAAATCCATGGTGTTCAACACGGCGCGCATTGAGGCGCTGGAGGTCGACAACATGATTGAAGTGGCGCAGGCCACCATGGTTTCGGCCGCAGCGCGCAAAGAGTGCCGCGGCGCGCACATGGTGGACGACTACGAGCATCCGGCCGATCACCCCACAGCGCCGTTGGGCCGCGACGATGTGAACTGGCTCAAACATACGCTGTGGCACAGCGCGAGCAATTCACTTACGTACAAGCCCGTCACCCTCAAGCCCCTGACGGTCGAGAGCATTCCGCCCAAAGTCCGGACCTTCTAA
- the sdhD gene encoding succinate dehydrogenase, hydrophobic membrane anchor protein: protein MIDYGNKRTIVGAHYGMRDWLSQRVTAVLMVLFTIALIAQVLLKPGPLGYDLWAGIFAAQWMKFLTFVVIFALAYHAWVGMRNIWMDYIKPAGLRLVLEVFTIVWLLGCVGWGIQVLWRL from the coding sequence ATGATCGACTACGGAAACAAGCGCACCATTGTCGGTGCCCACTATGGCATGCGCGACTGGCTGAGCCAGCGCGTCACTGCGGTGCTGATGGTGCTGTTCACCATTGCCTTGATTGCCCAGGTGCTGCTCAAGCCCGGCCCCCTTGGCTACGACCTCTGGGCGGGTATTTTTGCTGCGCAGTGGATGAAATTCCTGACCTTCGTGGTCATTTTTGCGCTGGCATACCACGCCTGGGTAGGTATGCGCAACATCTGGATGGATTACATCAAGCCCGCAGGCCTGCGCCTCGTGCTTGAGGTTTTCACCATCGTCTGGTTGCTGGGCTGCGTGGGCTGGGGCATCCAGGTCCTGTGGCGTCTGTGA
- the sdhC gene encoding succinate dehydrogenase, cytochrome b556 subunit gives MTETAKKRPEFRNINAFKDLTTYRMTAAAWTSILHRASGAVMFLLLPLVIWFFDTSVSSEVSFERFTSAFSSGLGIVPGWLLKLVSLGLIWGYLHHMFAGIRHLIMDIDHHAVNNQFGKTSGLTAIGLAIVLTLLLGARLFGLY, from the coding sequence ATGACCGAAACAGCGAAGAAGCGACCCGAGTTTCGCAACATCAACGCCTTCAAGGACCTCACCACCTATCGCATGACGGCGGCGGCGTGGACCTCGATCCTGCATCGCGCCAGCGGCGCAGTGATGTTCCTTTTGTTGCCTTTGGTGATCTGGTTCTTCGACACATCGGTGTCTTCCGAGGTGTCGTTCGAGCGATTCACCAGCGCGTTTTCCTCAGGCCTGGGAATCGTTCCTGGTTGGCTGCTCAAGCTCGTCAGCCTGGGGCTGATCTGGGGCTATCTGCACCACATGTTTGCCGGAATCCGGCATCTGATCATGGACATTGACCACCACGCGGTCAACAACCAGTTCGGCAAGACCTCGGGGCTGACGGCCATCGGGTTGGCCATTGTGCTGACGCTGCTCTTGGGCGCGCGGCTTTTTGGTCTGTACTGA
- a CDS encoding GntR family transcriptional regulator — MSSIPPTVPELAPPLAAGGLPAPAFSPLYQQIKGLLLQSLESGEWKPGESIPSEMDLAARFRVSQGTVRKAIDELASENLLVRRQGKGTFVATHAEQHVQYRFLKLMPDRGDADTEGPAERRIIDCRSSRASAEVARALGLRSGESVIQARRVLAFRGVPTILEDLWLPGVTFKGLTAQQMSDYPGPTYAMLELEFGVRMVRADEKIRAVLPDAEQSTLLQVTPATPLLSVVRTSYTYNDVPMELRRGLYRTDTHHYRNELS; from the coding sequence ATGTCGTCCATCCCACCGACCGTCCCTGAACTGGCCCCGCCGCTCGCTGCGGGCGGCCTGCCAGCACCGGCATTCAGTCCGCTGTACCAGCAGATCAAAGGTCTGTTGTTGCAAAGCCTGGAGTCAGGCGAATGGAAACCGGGCGAGTCCATCCCCAGCGAAATGGATCTGGCGGCACGCTTTCGCGTCAGCCAGGGCACGGTGCGCAAGGCGATTGACGAGCTGGCGAGCGAAAATCTGCTTGTGCGCCGCCAAGGCAAAGGCACTTTTGTGGCCACGCACGCAGAGCAGCACGTGCAATACCGCTTTCTGAAGCTGATGCCCGACCGCGGCGATGCCGATACGGAGGGCCCAGCCGAGCGCCGCATCATCGACTGCCGGAGCAGCCGCGCCAGCGCAGAAGTCGCTCGCGCCTTGGGGCTGCGCAGTGGCGAATCGGTGATCCAGGCGCGCCGGGTACTGGCGTTTCGCGGAGTACCGACCATTCTTGAAGATTTGTGGCTGCCTGGCGTCACGTTCAAAGGCCTGACGGCCCAGCAAATGAGCGACTATCCGGGCCCGACCTACGCCATGCTGGAACTGGAGTTCGGCGTTCGCATGGTGCGGGCGGATGAAAAAATTCGCGCCGTGCTGCCCGATGCCGAGCAGTCCACTCTGCTGCAAGTGACACCAGCCACCCCTTTGCTCAGCGTGGTCCGTACCTCCTACACCTACAACGATGTTCCCATGGAGTTACGCCGTGGCTTGTACCGCACCGACACCCACCACTACCGCAACGAATTGAGCTGA
- a CDS encoding malate dehydrogenase — protein MSKTPVRVAVTGAAGQIGYALLFRIASGEMLGKDQPVILQLLEVPVEGPQKALKGVMMELDDCAFPLLVEMTAHSDPMTAFKDADYALLVGSRPRGPGMERAELLAVNGAIFTQQGKALNAVASRNVKVLVVGNPANTNAYIAMKSAPDLPRKNFTAMLRLDHNRAASQLAAKTGKPVADIEKLTVWGNHSPTMYADYRFATINGESVAKMINDQEWNANTFLPTVGKRGAAIIEARGLSSAASAANAAIDHMRDWALGTNGKWVTMGIPSDGQYGIPKDVMFGFPVTCENGEYKVVEGLDIDAFSQERIDKTLKELTDEQAGVAHLL, from the coding sequence ATGAGCAAAACGCCCGTTCGCGTTGCCGTTACCGGCGCCGCAGGCCAAATCGGTTACGCCCTTCTGTTTCGCATCGCTTCGGGCGAAATGCTGGGCAAAGACCAGCCGGTGATTCTTCAATTGCTTGAAGTTCCGGTCGAAGGCCCGCAAAAAGCGCTCAAGGGCGTGATGATGGAACTGGACGACTGCGCGTTCCCGCTGCTGGTCGAGATGACCGCGCACAGCGACCCGATGACCGCGTTCAAGGACGCCGACTATGCCTTGCTGGTGGGCTCGCGTCCGCGTGGTCCCGGCATGGAGCGTGCCGAGCTGCTTGCGGTCAACGGCGCCATCTTCACCCAGCAAGGCAAGGCACTCAACGCGGTGGCCAGCCGCAACGTCAAGGTGCTGGTGGTGGGCAACCCCGCCAACACCAACGCCTATATCGCCATGAAGAGCGCTCCGGACCTGCCGCGCAAGAACTTCACCGCCATGCTGCGTCTGGACCACAACCGCGCCGCCAGCCAGCTCGCTGCCAAGACCGGCAAGCCCGTGGCAGATATTGAAAAGCTCACTGTGTGGGGCAACCACTCGCCCACCATGTACGCCGACTACCGTTTTGCCACCATCAACGGCGAGAGCGTTGCCAAGATGATCAACGATCAGGAATGGAACGCCAACACTTTCTTGCCCACGGTCGGCAAGCGCGGCGCGGCCATCATTGAAGCGCGGGGCCTGTCATCCGCTGCGTCGGCGGCCAATGCGGCCATCGACCACATGCGCGACTGGGCGCTGGGTACCAACGGCAAGTGGGTCACCATGGGCATTCCTTCGGATGGCCAGTACGGCATTCCCAAGGACGTGATGTTCGGCTTCCCGGTCACTTGCGAAAACGGCGAGTACAAGGTCGTAGAAGGTCTGGACATTGACGCGTTCAGCCAGGAACGTATCGACAAGACGCTCAAAGAACTGACCGACGAGCAGGCTGGCGTCGCTCACCTTCTGTAA
- a CDS encoding HpcH/HpaI aldolase/citrate lyase family protein, producing the protein MQHPRDVLQGPQAAATAIPVCDHYSGTPERMQKSLQLQAAMSAEFGVCVFDVTLDCEDGAAVGSEAEHAALVARLAQSAVAEARVAARVHPVDHAAFAGDVATIAGEAGHRLCHLMLPKCESVDDVLAAERALERAGAHALPLHVLIESPAAVQQAFEIAAHPRVQSLSFGLMDFVSAHAGAIPATAMGSPGQFEHPLVVRAKLEIASACHAYGKVPSHCVVTEFSDLGALRSAAGLAASRFGFTRMWSIHPAQIRPILEAFAPAADDIDAAAKVLLAAAQADWAPINFHGVLHDRASYRYFWQLLVRAQRTGRAIPDSVRHWFEDAGAIAH; encoded by the coding sequence GTGCAGCATCCGCGCGACGTTCTGCAGGGCCCGCAGGCCGCTGCAACGGCCATTCCGGTGTGCGACCACTACAGTGGCACGCCCGAGCGGATGCAAAAGAGTCTGCAGCTGCAGGCCGCAATGAGTGCCGAGTTCGGCGTCTGCGTTTTTGATGTGACGCTGGACTGCGAAGACGGTGCCGCCGTAGGCAGCGAGGCGGAGCACGCGGCGCTGGTGGCGAGGCTGGCGCAGAGTGCTGTGGCCGAAGCCCGCGTGGCGGCGCGGGTGCATCCGGTGGACCATGCGGCCTTTGCCGGTGACGTGGCCACCATTGCCGGCGAGGCAGGGCACCGACTGTGCCATCTGATGCTTCCCAAGTGCGAATCGGTGGACGACGTGCTTGCTGCCGAGCGCGCCCTGGAGCGAGCAGGCGCCCACGCCTTGCCCTTGCATGTGCTGATCGAATCTCCCGCTGCAGTGCAACAGGCGTTTGAGATCGCTGCGCACCCGCGTGTGCAAAGCCTCAGTTTTGGATTGATGGATTTCGTTTCGGCCCACGCAGGCGCGATCCCCGCCACTGCAATGGGATCGCCGGGCCAGTTCGAGCATCCGTTGGTGGTGCGCGCCAAGTTGGAGATCGCATCGGCCTGTCATGCCTACGGCAAGGTGCCTTCGCATTGCGTTGTCACCGAATTTTCCGATCTTGGCGCCCTGCGCAGTGCCGCTGGACTGGCGGCCAGTCGGTTCGGATTTACGCGCATGTGGAGTATTCATCCTGCGCAGATCCGCCCCATTTTGGAGGCGTTTGCACCCGCAGCCGACGACATCGATGCGGCCGCAAAGGTTCTCCTGGCCGCCGCACAAGCCGATTGGGCGCCGATCAACTTTCATGGTGTGCTGCATGATCGTGCAAGCTACCGCTATTTCTGGCAGCTTCTGGTTCGTGCGCAGCGCACGGGCAGGGCCATTCCCGACAGCGTTCGACATTGGTTCGAGGATGCTGGCGCCATTGCCCATTGA